The Branchiostoma floridae strain S238N-H82 chromosome 1, Bfl_VNyyK, whole genome shotgun sequence sequence gacatctccggaagcgttcgggattcatttgtcatgttcgcgtgcgttccgaaaatttgaaataatggcacgtgcagcgctcaagttctcaccacccaacgacgtctcatctttgctcaataaatgtcgatatgcaatgagatagtgttatttaaccttactgtgtgtaaacatgtcttgaaaattaaaaatttcaaaagactcaaaaactgctctgggcgcctttaacgctagtttacctttatccgcagagtaacctttatccgttgttcttaaaaacagggtactagtagtatttagggatgtcaagtcgacagacTAAGGTTTCtaactgcaacattttgaaaatgttgcaatttgaaaccacagtcaaTCGACTCgatatccttaaataccctgtcgacagataaaggttaccccacggataaaggtgaactagcgttaactcaTCAAATTTTGGCTCAGCGATTGCAATCTAACTTGGAAATGAGGCCTTAAAAAACTTTAAGTACCGATTAAGCATAGACAACATCTCCATGTatgaacatgtaacgttacaccataCCTCTTCCAGCTAGGTTTCCGCCGCACTCCTGTCGAAATCACGCCAggaaatgatgaacatcacaATTTCGCAAGCACCATTTCTGTCCTCAGTCGGATGAAGCGGTGACGTCAAGGGGGAAATTCAAAAGGTACGGCCTACCAAGTGATAAATGGATTTCCTTGCCAGGGTACAACCAATTTGCTAGTGGTTCATTGCCACAACCAACAATATCACAGCTGCCATTAGCTGTGTCTGTCCTTGCATGCATTCATATCAAGGCAGTCTCCacctatgaattttttttccgcccCACTTATTGTTGTGGACCAATGTTGTTCATTTCTATgattaaatctgtcattttacgTTTAAGAGAATGAATACTCATCGATTCTAAGACTTTTTGGGGGGGAAAGATGGGGCAAAATTTGTGttcgtcccaacaagcaaatatCTGATATTTGGACAGGTCTTGGAGACAGCCTTGCATGCATTTAGAATTGTGAACAAAAACACAtacttgcttcaagttcaaccagcTAATGTAAACAAAGTCctcatttgtttctttttttttagtaaatttgaaaacatgaaaACTGCAGATTGAAGGTGGGAATTCCAAGCCTGGTTAATTGCATCTATAAGATATTCCCTACCTGTACTGCTGAGGTAAAGGCCCAATTTGTCCTATTTAACAAATAATGAATCTGATCTGGTGCATGTCATGACTGATTGATGGTGTGCTGCAGAATTGAATATGCTGACAAATTATCATTTGAAGCATGAAAAttgttagtctgtgtaacacaaactccgctgtccagggctgtaactggcccctccccgccggtggatgtttggcgggctgctataagcgagatttaatcaggctagaaaaTTGTGTGCAGGACAATGTTCGCTTTGTAAAGACTCCCCTCCTTAGATTCTTGTAATGTTTGACTGGAATCTCGACAATTAGAACTACCCTGGTGTAACAATAACAGTTCACATTGCTGTTCATACCTGGCTAGGCAAATCTGGACATATATGTAGCCTGCATTGAAGTGCAATGAAACCAGGGATGGTCAAACCCAGCTCAGCCTATTCAAAATCAGATCTAGATCAACCCTAACGGCCTAAGATAAATGCAGTTTGCTCAAACTTTCAAAGCCTGTTAATGTTTATACCAGGGTTCAATCTTGAGCGAATCCTGCTTGACCTAGAGTACCTGGATTTGGCGGATCTGGATAAAAGTAGATATATCCAGCTTTGGGGCTGATCAGGACTGTTCATACATGGACATACCGGGCTCTGCAAATCTGGATTTTAAACCAAGGCTGGATTTATCCAGATTTGCAAAGCCAGTGGtgtgaaactttgaaactttattagaataaccattagcggtggaccctagggtccaccgctagtcttcctggtATTCATTCACAGAGACAATACCTTATACAAACATGGTTGGCAACTAGACAAGTCACAAACACAtctaaatcaataacatatttacaatatacttaatttaaaaattgacaatCCTGTCGCACAGTGCTTGTAACTACTGGTGGAGGTATTTGTGCAAACCATCCTTAAACACTCTCAGGGATTGTGtggattgcatgacaattggaaGGTTATTCCACACACTGACAGCCCTGTACATGAAACACTTCATCAGTGCGTTAGTTCTTGGTTTCTCTAACAGAAAAGATTGTTTAGCAGCAAAACGGGTTCTGTAACTATGCAAGTTGTTGACCGAACGCAGTTGCCTACTGATACAAATAGGTTCGTTTGTGAGTGTTATCCTTTTAAATGTTGTCATGGTGTTTATTAACAGTCTCGTGTGCACAGATTTCCACTGTGGCTTCGACTGAAACAGACGAGTTGCCTTGTTCTGCATTCGTTGCAGAAGGTTTATGTTAGTTTTAGTTGTGCATGACCAAACTGGGCTACAATAATCTATGTGAGATAGTACAAGGCATTCTATTACAATTTTTAACAATGCTTGATCCATAATGTATGCGCATCTTTTGATCATCCCCAGTGATCTAGCCATTTTCTTAGATGTTAATTTTGTGTGAGTATTCCAGGTAAGGCACTCATCTACTGTCGAACCAAGTAGTTTTACCTCTGAGACCTGTTCGATAACCTTACCATTTGCAGTTAGTGTGAGTTTGGGTTTAGCAGACATTTTGGGCTTGCTCCCcagtacaatacattttgtttttgaagtGTTCAAGAAAAGCCGGTTCACTCTCACCCAGTTACAAATGTTGTTTACCTCTGTCTGTAGATTATGTGAGATAGTTTCAATAGAAGGAGCGCATATGTAGGCTGatgtgtcatcagcatacataTCAGCTGTGGCCTGAGTGATGGCAAGCGGTAGATCATTAGTATAAATGGTAAAAAGAAGGGGCCCTAAACAGCTCCCCTGGGGCACACCGCAAGGCAGTTCCTTAAAGGAAGAGTTTGTTCCATTGATGTGAACACATTGTTCTCTTCCCGTCAGGTAACTTGCCATCCATTTGGTGGTAGATTCATCAAAGCCATAACATGCTAATTTCAAAAGTAGACAGTTGTGATCAACAAGGTCGAAAGCTGCAGAGAAATCGAGGAAGATGGCGCCAACCAGTTTCCCCTGATCTATACTGTGGTACCAATCATCTACCATGTGCAGCAGTGCAGTACAGGTTGAATGGTTCTTCCTGTATGCATGCTGATTCTCAGACATAAGTGAATTCTTCGAGAAATGTGTGAACAGAGTTATTTGTGCAGTGAATATTCAGACCATGTGATTTATGGACACAACCCAGCCGTGATCGGCCAAGATGTTTACCAAATAAGACAACCCAATATCGTACCTCTGGCAACATTGAGAACCATCCAAACCAGACTTTTAAGCTACTTACTCATTCACAAGCTACATGCAGTTGCAAATGTTTAAAGGGAGTACATCATACTAGCATTTTTAATTGAGATTCCGAGTCACCTTCCAACTTTCCTATTGTAGGCAGTGTATCTAACACTAGGATTTATACATAAAGTAGTATAAAAATACagttttgacataaaaaaaatctttcttgACCATCGACTGTTAACTCATTTACGTAtacagggctccagactaactttttggcCTAGGAGCACTGCGCTCCTAACTCGAAAAACTTAGGAGCACCAGCAAATATTTAGGAGCACCACCAGCAAAAAATCTAAGAATCATTGTTGATCACCTGGAATAGCATACTTTAATACagtaatatgaaagaaaaaacaatcttgCTTTAAATATGGTGAATGTGGTAAATACATTGATGTGGTGGTTCTTGGGGATAGGAGgacaaaagtttttttgctaCGGCTGGCTGCTTTATTCAGACTCGACTCTTGTACCTCCAGCCTTGTCAGGCATGACTGTTGACGAACAAGTTTTTAatgtccaaaaaatgaattaatcaaacttgcaacataaggattatcaaaatgtattcaaTACTGAAACCAagttacacagacaaaaaagtaattatgccttcttattgtaagaacaatgaaaaataactGATTAATCCCAAATTACcatttaaattgaaaaaaaaaaacgcaaataAGTATAAAAGTACAAGTGTCTGACAAAATGGGTGAAATTGAACTGAAAATGGAAATAGTGCAGGCCGCTCTCCAACACCAAGATCGTATctcaagaatgttttttttccaccctaccattttttttataaaggccTACTTGTTCACTGTCTCAGGGGCTGCAACATTGTTGTCTAAAAAGGCATGTTACAAAAGTTTTGTTACTGCCTACTGGACCTCCACTTATCATGCTGTCATAGCAtatcataccataccatactataccaaggaggttatttccTATACATGAAGTCTCCTTGGCCAAACCAAGGCTCTTTCTTCAACCtcctatatatataaatatcatGTATACTCTCAAATTTCCCTATCTGTTTGGACAAACTCACAAAGGGAATACAGTAAATAAAGGTCCAgtggaaaaacattttttaaacctccttggtacatgtaattgaagacAGTACAGACACATGGCAGGCCTTAATGAGGTGTGACAACCCCTGCtgaccatccctgtcagggGAAGAAACTGATACCTGGCAGGGACAGCCTTTCCCTGCAAAGATTCTACTTGGctggatgataaatgatgattaattgtAAGAGGTCGCACTGTGCGACTGTGGTTACAGATCTGGTCGCACCAGGGGAATTCTACTCGCATATGCGACCAACTTGGTCGCAGTCAGGAGCCCTGGTATATGGTAATTCAATTGATTGCGTTGTCGTCCAGGACGACTCGTACTGGTGGAGTTAAAGAAGCTGTTTGcggtgtgttacatgtatgttttaggTTGAAACTACTAGTCTGAGAGTAATTACTATTAGTACTAATAGTAACACAATGCGAACACGTGTTTGCCAAATTTTGAGTCTGTCATGCCGGGCCAACTTGATGCCGGGCATGAGAGCCGAAACTGTGAAATTGTTTGCAATTTACACTTTTAAGACAGTGGTGTACAAAAAAGCACAATGTAAATGCCATCCATTCCAAGGAGGCATAAAAACCTACATGCAACATGCTTGAATGACCTGTTAATTACACATATTATACTATGTACAGTACACATCTATCCCACAATCTAAAGAATTCTGCAAGCAGTAGAAAGTGTAATGCCACTAGCAGACCTGAAGCTTCTGTTGGGACAGCTGGTGCAGAGGTGTTGAAACACTAGCAGCCTTATCTATGGAATGAATCCTTCTCAGACAAACAAGAAGTTGTGTTTTGAAAGCAGCCTTCATTCCACATGTTTGAAACTTGAATCTGGTTGCACGTATTCCATGAACACAAATCTTTTCATGCAGATATTTGGCTTTAACATAAGGAGCAGCAAGAAAAGACTTGTTTGGGGTATTAACAGTATACATACAGTAAATGCTACTGAAGTAGAGCTAAGATGAAGGAGCAGCATTCTTTCTGGTCAAAGACAACATATAAATGGAGTACTTGTATTGGGGGTATATCAAGTTTGAGAGAATCTGAGAACCATTATAATTTCAGGCAAACAAAATTGCCCTGTAGACTGTACTGTTTGGACTGGAGTAAGCCAAGTGAAACACAACCGTTTGTTCAGCTATCCAGCCTGAGGGTTTTCTGTCTCACCTGACTGAAAGCTAATTGTGCTGAAAATCACTCAAGCTTCCTACCAATAACATAAGTCTTTACACTGTAATAGAAAACTAGGCAAACCTTATACTTATTACTATAGTTATAGAATGTGAACATAGCAGAGCGTATACTTTTCTCCAAACCGAAATCAGCTGCTAAGGGTTATTTGCGGGATCTTGCAATGGATCCTTACTACAAGAAATCCCTTTAAAAAAACCCTGGATCCAGATCCTTTGGTAAATCTAGCAAAGCACATCcacaaaagatacaaatactgaaagttctgctgcattGCCAAGGTAAGTCGTCAAGTAACTCATAATccaccttgaccttcgtcttcctatTCCTAAGACCATTAatgacataccaaatatcatcacaatacaTCCATAGTACTTACAACAAATACTtggaacacaaacacaaacatgcatgcatacacacacatacacacacatacacccaaAACACTACATTGTCATGGAGGCAAAAACACAGTATGACTACTTCTAGACTAGTACTACAACACATTATATTTACAGGtaaatcaaccaaccaaacatgCTAACAAATAATTACTAGTATGGCATAAGAAGAAACCAGAAATGATAATTTCCATTTCTGGCCACTCTCACCTGCGTACTGCAACTAGATATACTCTCACCTACTAGCATGCTCAACAGCAGTTCTTAGTTAAATACATTGAATATGCAACACACCTACTGAGATGTGTACTTCCTTACCTCTTTCGTACACCTGTATTAACAGAACCTCACCTTATTTACATGTGGTAACACCATAGCTTTGTTTTTCGTATTCTCTTTCTCAATTTCTTAATCACTTTTTGTTTCAACATTTAAatagactactagtatcatTTCTACACAATCTCATCAATAGCCCTAAATGCAATacagaaaattgaaatttgaaattagATGGTAATCATTAAAAAGACCAATTTATTCAGTGATTTAAAATGCTTGAAAACCGGTACATGTAAAAGATCTTTCACAAGAAATAATGAaattgccaagcagatgttaccaGCTCAACTTTGATAATTACCACACAATGAATAAGGTGTTTTCACAAGCCTGAATATATCTATTGTTTGAATTCTCTATGGTGTCCCATTATTTTGCAAAGTCAATTAGAATATGCATTGTGGCACACATTGAGGACAGGGAGACAACTGGAAGTCATCTGTTACCCGTGACACGTTAACTGCTTGGCTAATAAGGTAATTAGTCTGCCTATTGTGATAAAGCCTGAGGCACCATTACCTGGAGCTAGTCACCAGTTATCTTCACTTCAACATAACAGTCAAGGATATACAAGTGCTGAGGTGGTTTCGATCTGATTGCCACCTCCGTggatatataataatataagaCTGGTAGTGTACTTAGTACTAATGGGGTAAGATTGAAAACCCTATCACACTACAAGAGCACGTTCATACCAGGATTCATATACAATTGTAGTTTGTACACTGTATTGTCAACCAGCAACAAAAGctaaaaaatacttttaataAGCAAAGATATCACTAAATGGATAGATCTcacttgtatatttttgctgAAAAGTCAAATATCACAACTTTCCAAACACAAACATGACACTCATCTCAAAGCAGAAGTTGGAAGactaaatgtaacattttactGCTCCCCAAAACATTTTTAACAAAAAGAATCAGTTTCAAAACGTTTGAAAATGCTACAGATTTACCTGCCAATATCAGCTTGGGTATAAAAACTTGACCACAGCAAGCTTTAGGTCCAAATGCCGCGGTGTGGGAAAACTGCCAAGTCAGTAGCCTTTGCCTGAGGACCGTTATGAATTTGGTCGTGTGAACACATGCATAGCACAGCACAGCTTGTATATGTTACATGCAGCTGTTCGTACAACCACAAAAACAACGTACGCAGCTCGGTGCAGACTTTACACTAAATAATGCTTGAGATATCAATCGAAGTAATCGTAAAGCTAAACGTTCAGCAGATGTAGCACATGATAAGGACGGATCTCGTTTTGATCATAATTTTGAAGTTAGCACTTTTATTTCCGACCCTTGTTAGTTCTGGCTAGCAAATGGTGGTAGTTGTGTCCGCATTCCGATGTACAGAAGACATAAAAGCATCTGGCCTGTTCACATTTACTTTAACGGTTCTCCGACAACTTGCGATGAAAGAAGATGGGAACATGGTCTAGGATAAAAACACAAGGATATGTCACGCTGTCCTGCAAACAGCATGTAAGTTGTAACCGTTTAACAGCCTATGCAGTCGTTACAGATGATGGTTAGCGACATCCCACCTACCCAGAAATGCACCGTTTCCTTCCCCCTCATCAATCAGCTGCAGACCTGAAGCTGTGGTACGTCGAAAGTTATGATCATTGCGGTTTCTTGTGGTTCAAGAGGCAAGGCCTGAGCTGAGCTGGCAGAGTGGCGATCTCCCTCCTCTCGCCTACTTCCGCTGATGCTGAGAGTGGAGCGGAAGGGGAGGGGATGCTGGGTAAAATTCAGGGGAGTTCCGTTACATGATCCCGGTTGCGTCGACGTCATGCTTCAGATGTCGTAAATCGATACATCATGGGTACATGTGCTATAAAATGGGAACTGTTCGCGGCGGGTtttgttcgcggtttttgcgattttttgctCACCCGTCACCTTGTttccaccgcgaacactccattttctccctagcCGCGCCCCATACCGAAAGCAAAAGGCTATTTCATATTTTTACccccacaaacatttttccttttGCAGTATTAAACTGGTCACCAGCTTCAAACTTTAGTATTACTATCGGCCAGAAGGAAAACCAAACTATGAAATGGtatagctgtttttgttgttgttgttgttttttaagttGAAAAGAGGATAAAGCAATCTTGATATTACatttgatcaaggaggttatataggaCTGTTTATCGCCCATTTCATTCTAACCAAGACGACGTTTTATACGGCTTTATTTGTAATTGTCAATGGAcgaaggtacatgtatctatttctGGCATTACTGGTGTGATGAAGGTGATCGCGAATAAAGCGGGTAGCGCAAGAGGACTAAACAATCGCCTGAAACCTGAAACAATGTTAGTCCGCCCCCTAGCGACTATCATCAGATAGCATTTCTTTACCGCAAAGAGAAAGTTGACACGAGGACATTAGGACAGACACCAATGCTGTTCATGAAGTTCTCTTGTGTTCAACCTTAATGTGTCGGGACGATCACTGTATTATAAACGGTCATGGCCACCAAACACTCTAAAACGTTTCAACTGTGTTATTTTCCCATATTCTAAAAGATGCTGGTTTGTCCACTGTCCTTGGACCTTGGTCTTTCTTTGCAGAACTCTTGCCTCGAGGTGGTTTAAAAGTCTCAGATACAGTGCCTCCCTGAACCGAATCCCGTTGCACGAGCACAGCTGTGATGCCACATGgttttttgaaaacaacaacatcatgtgGTAATTTGCATATAGCTAAGACTCATGTTTCCAGGTGAAAGGTCAAGGAAAGGGTGTGATGTGTCCACCAGGTAAAGAAATAGTGCGCCAATTCACAAGGATATCGACGGTTAAGCTCTCAACGAAAGCATAAATGATATACCATTTCAAAAAGAAGTGATTTTTTTGCTAGAAATGTTTCCCAAATGTTCCTCAATATGGCgtaaaaattaagaaaaatccCGTTTCCTGCGCGTACCAATACACGTGGCAGCTCGTGGTGTGACCGCGTGGCGATGTTTGGAATGATCGAAAGTTGCCTTGGGTAACTGATCATTGATATGCGATACTAAATTGCAGGATATTCGCAGCTATGGATTATGAATACAATACTTATATTAAATGACGTATTCTAAATCAAATACTAATAACTGAGGAGACTTAATTCATTGGCACTCTTTTTATTGTATTATGTCAAAATAAGACACCCCCACAGAACTTTACAAGTGGACAATTCCTACGGCCGCCATATGAGAAGACGGGAAAAGGGACGACCGATCGAGGGGCTTTGCCGAAAAATTCTGTCAAAATGAGCGACGATGAAAGGGATTTGGACGTGGATAGCGACGTAAGACTGTACTTTACACGGTGTTTGGATTTATAAGCCCAACTGCGCTCAGCTTGCTCAGATATGGGTGTTAAGGTGGTGTTTTTGTTTCAGGATGATGGCGCTGGTGACACGGCAGGCGGTGAGCGGAGCGGCATGACAGCGGTGGGTTGTTTTGCTTGTCACGTGGACTGAGACCTGCGTGCTGCTGAGGCCCTGAGCACGTAAACATACCAGGCACTGCAGTGTGTCCCGACAACTAGTACTCTTGTTTAGATCCCACCAAACTTGTAGGGCGCCAATTTGCCGGCACACTTATTTCTTTGGATGGTCAAACGATCTTGTAACGTTTATTTTGGTGTGCGCCAAATTTTTGTGGGCTTGGCTGTTCGGACCTTGGTCTGGCGGCTGGCTGGCCTGGTCACGCAAAGCCGACCAAACAGTGAACGATGACATGTCAAAACACGCCCAGTTCGGCTAACGAGTCTACACCTATGCTAAACCTGCTAATGGTGAAGGCTGTGTAACGTTATGACGTGATTTGTGGATGGGGAATTTTCGTGACACAGAGGACTTCCGTTCAATTAGAATGTGAGGATGCCAGAATGTCTCATAATTTtcagtacaactacaagttGCACCGGATAGCAGAAAATGAGTGAGGCAAACTCACTGAACCAATTGATCCACTTTCTAACTTCTGAAGAAACGTTTTTAACAATTTTTCCACCAATTTCAGGGATTTAAATGTTTACCTCTAATTTAGGGGTGTAAATGATGACATCATGACATATCCATCCATGGTCTACTTTAAACTTTTGAGTTAATTCCTAGGACCCACATAATTTTTCAAGGAAACCTCATGAGGTACGGACCCCTACTCAGTCTTGCCAATAAacgtggtgggttctttatgATGACGGGACCGCCATTATCGTCTTATCCTAGGGACATCCccaaacaaagctaactgcaCATTACACCACTGATGTGTAGACAGTGTAGTTATATTACAACATTGACTGTAGTCATTATGAAGATGATTTCTGCATTTTTACATGTGATTGTTGTTATAGATGGCAAGTCTGATTTCACAGAGAACCCACCAGGAAGAATGTGTGTTGTATCAGCTCCTAGAAATAATGGTTACACATTATGCCCATAAGGATTTAGTAAccgttacatgtacaaagtgcATTGTAGAAAATCAATTGTTATCAttacacaaaaagacaaatatatTAAAGTGCAATGTACAGGTCATTGAGTTACATAAGGAGCAATAATACTATGTCTTACATATATGCCAAACTCGTCAGAACATCTGACAAaattagtgtttttttaaattttagtcCATGCTGCTTTTAATATGTGACAAACTGACAACATGGACATTTGAATATATGATTAACAATTTACTCATGTGCCAGTCTTTTTGGTCATTATACCTGTCTATTGATACAAGATCGCTCAAAAGAAGTTTACCTTGAGCTTTTTAACTACAGAaaaatactccattttagatgatatgtaagttatcttacaccatgtacatacaaatgttcttttttttaaatttgtattgtttatgtgtttgtcagcagggctagccctttgtaatagccataggctagttgggcagccctggctgtgtgttcggtgcagccaaaccaataaataaataaataaaaatgcaaGTTGAAGTTTACAATTGAATGTTGAATACTAAGATAAAGTCACAAAGATTGCCTGTTCAGTGATAATTTATTAATGGGAGCCCAACCTGAACATCTATTTGAGTTTGTGTAGCACAGACAGTACACAGAAGGCGATTCCTGGTCATTTGCTGAAAAGGCTGTTCCATTTACTAGTAGATTCAGTATAAGCAATTGTACCTTTTGTTGTGATCATCTCTAATGTTTGATATCAAGCTTTGTAGTTAAGTGCCTTATGAACATGAATATCAAAGTGCACAAGTCAGTGAAATAAGATGGCTgatctcatatacatgtatccttgAGAAAATGACTTGGTTTTAAAAGCTgtcttgctacatgtatactattATAAGCCTGTGTTCTGTTGTTTTCCTGCTTTTGATAACCTTCACGCATGTTGTTTTCCTGATGTGTGCTGTTGCATACTGACAAGGTTTCTTGTTCCCTTCCAGGCGGACAAAAGGGCGCACCACAATGCACTTGAGAGGCAAAGAAGGGACCACATAAAAAACAGTTTCAGTAGCCTTAGAGATGCTGTACCCGCTCTGCAGGGAGAAAAGGTCTGATATGTAAATGAAGACAGCCTTTTGAATAGGGAAACATGATCCTTTGATTCTTTCTCAGTTGTCTTGCTAAGTCTGTCTGCTAACAGTGATAGCTAGCATCACACACAGAGATTTATCTCCTGGAAAAGTTTACTCTTTGGATTAATGTCTTTGTTATGGAGAACTAAAGCAAGGAAATGGTTTTCCTGGCCTGGAGCTTGGTAAAAGTAGTCTTGCTACTGAAGCTGCTGGTTCAGTGCATATTTGCCATACTCCCAGAGGGGGTCATGTGGTGTGTTGAGTTTCCTGTGTTTTGCCAGCCATAGCTTTGTACACAAGTTTTGTACACAAATATGTTGATAAAGTATGGACTTCTGCACAACAGATTTtcaatatgtatgtatgcaatAAGGTTTCTGTCTTCTTGGCAATGTATGCTCAGAtgcaagacaatattttcttattgCCTTGCTTAGCAGTTTTATGATGAGTATCATGCAAAGATTTCTTTCTTACTCTCCATAACCtgtgcaagattgcaagttctaAGTGTTGACTAATGTTCGTCATTGAGTTTTTGCTAATATTTTTAAAGGTATGGTGAGATAGCTACGATAAGTACTGTTGAAAAACAGATAAGTAATGTGCTTATCAACCATTTGACAATTTTACATTGCACTTCTTGCTCAGGATGCTGCAGGGCAGAACGCGGCAAAACAAAAGGTGATGAAATCATCTTTaaggattttttttcccaaagtATTTTTGTAGCTAATGACTAATCTTCCTGTGATAAAGAGAAAACATTGATTGGATTTGCTGCTATTTGTTTCATAAGGTACCAATGACTTAATGCTTATGATTTCGTACATATAGTCTGTTGAGTCAATGCTGAGTACATGTTATATTTGTAGCCGGGGTGTGGATTTAAAATAAACAATGTGATAGCAGAACAAAATTCCCCTGCATGACACGAGTCAGTTGCACAGTACCTGGATGGTCAGGTGCCCTGAAAGCATCCTCGGCAGGAAGTTGTCCTCGGTCCTTTTGTTCATGACCCGTCTCTTAGCAGGCATCAAGAGCACAGATACTGAACAAAGCTACAGATTATATCCAGTACATGCGGCGCAAGAACCAGACGCACCAGCAGGACATAGACGACTTAAAGAAACAGAATGCACTTCTGGACCAGCAAGGTTAGAGAACTtagctttcaatcagtcctctgatccttcttaGGTTGAAATGACCAAAAGCCCGAATG is a genomic window containing:
- the LOC118415988 gene encoding protein max-like isoform X3; translation: MSDDERDLDVDSDDDGAGDTAGGERSGMTAADKRAHHNALERQRRDHIKNSFSSLRDAVPALQGEKQASRAQILNKATDYIQYMRRKNQTHQQDIDDLKKQNALLDQQVRALEKARATGNLSSALLNDASSLGLKTRSGSDSSDSDDTHTHTQGQRKRLKTDNKKS
- the LOC118415988 gene encoding protein max-like isoform X1; this translates as MSDDERDLDVDSDDDGAGDTAGGERSGMTAADKRAHHNALERQRRDHIKNSFSSLRDAVPALQGEKDAAGQNAAKQKQASRAQILNKATDYIQYMRRKNQTHQQDIDDLKKQNALLDQQVRALEKARATGNLSSALLNDASSLGLKTRSGSDSSDSDDTHTHTQGQRKRLKTDNKKS
- the LOC118415988 gene encoding protein max-like isoform X2, whose amino-acid sequence is MSDDERDLDVDSDDDGAGDTAGGERSGMTAADKRAHHNALERQRRDHIKNSFSSLRDAVPALQGEKDAAGQNAAKQKASRAQILNKATDYIQYMRRKNQTHQQDIDDLKKQNALLDQQVRALEKARATGNLSSALLNDASSLGLKTRSGSDSSDSDDTHTHTQGQRKRLKTDNKKS
- the LOC118415988 gene encoding protein max-like isoform X8, with amino-acid sequence MSDDERDLDVDSDADKRAHHNALERQRRDHIKNSFSSLRDAVPALQGEKASRAQILNKATDYIQYMRRKNQTHQQDIDDLKKQNALLDQQVRALEKARATGNLSSALLNDASSLGLKTRSGSDSSDSDDTHTHTQGQRKRLKTDNKKS
- the LOC118415988 gene encoding protein max-like isoform X4, with product MSDDERDLDVDSDDDGAGDTAGGERSGMTAADKRAHHNALERQRRDHIKNSFSSLRDAVPALQGEKASRAQILNKATDYIQYMRRKNQTHQQDIDDLKKQNALLDQQVRALEKARATGNLSSALLNDASSLGLKTRSGSDSSDSDDTHTHTQGQRKRLKTDNKKS
- the LOC118415988 gene encoding protein max-like isoform X7, translated to MSDDERDLDVDSDADKRAHHNALERQRRDHIKNSFSSLRDAVPALQGEKQASRAQILNKATDYIQYMRRKNQTHQQDIDDLKKQNALLDQQVRALEKARATGNLSSALLNDASSLGLKTRSGSDSSDSDDTHTHTQGQRKRLKTDNKKS
- the LOC118415988 gene encoding protein max-like isoform X6; amino-acid sequence: MSDDERDLDVDSDADKRAHHNALERQRRDHIKNSFSSLRDAVPALQGEKDAAGQNAAKQKASRAQILNKATDYIQYMRRKNQTHQQDIDDLKKQNALLDQQVRALEKARATGNLSSALLNDASSLGLKTRSGSDSSDSDDTHTHTQGQRKRLKTDNKKS
- the LOC118415988 gene encoding protein max-like isoform X5, which translates into the protein MSDDERDLDVDSDADKRAHHNALERQRRDHIKNSFSSLRDAVPALQGEKDAAGQNAAKQKQASRAQILNKATDYIQYMRRKNQTHQQDIDDLKKQNALLDQQVRALEKARATGNLSSALLNDASSLGLKTRSGSDSSDSDDTHTHTQGQRKRLKTDNKKS